Below is a window of Komagataella phaffii GS115 chromosome 1, complete sequence DNA.
GTGCCGTGGATTGGTGGACTTTAGGCATATTCATCTACGAAATGCTAGTTGGAACTACACCTTTTAAGGGGAACACcagaaagaaaacattTTCCAATATCCTGAAATATGAACCGAGCTTCCCTGACAACCATCCTGTATCACACCAATGCAAATCCATaatcaagaaattgttgattaaggatgaaaatttgAGGCTTGGATCTAAGAGTGGTGCTTCTGAAATCAAAGCTCATCCCTGGTTCAAAGCAACAAGATGGGCGTTACTAAGAAACCAAAAGCCCCCCTTGATTCCTGttttttccaagagttcttctccttcaaaagaagagaagtCTGAATTGCaacaagatgaagaggaagacgagGCCGGGAGTGGAGCAGGAGATGAAAAAACTGATCCTAATGCCCCTGATTTATTTGAGCATTTCAACTCCATCACTCTGCACCATGAATATCAGAATGGTGAAGACGGGGCAGTTATGTACGATGTTGACGAATTGGGGGATATCTCATACGCTGCTACTGAATCCTCTGGATCACATacatcttcaaaatatgGAGGCATGAGCTTCCTGAAACGTTAGTCTAGCGAGTACAATATTATTATATCAGCCCAGTTGAGCTCTCAACTCTTTTAGTTTTTCTACCGAGTCTTTatcatcttcttgaagtaAAGTACTTATGCAAGCCAAAGATTTTCTGATCAGATCTCTTCTCCGACTGAATTCCATCTTAGCTTGAAGTTCCCTGGAAATCTCGAAGGCTTTGGAGATAACCTCCTCTGGAATCAAAGCCATCCTGGCCACATTAAGCCCATAAGAATTCTCGCAAACACCTTCCACTAGCTTATAGAGAAAAACTAACACAGGATCCTGCAAATCTccctcttttttttccaccATGTATCCCATATGGAAGTTCTTTACTATAGTACCATATTTTTGCTCGATAACATGCAACGTCGGAAAATGTGTAATAAACAGTACGAATGGACTTTTTGACGGCTCTGAAATGAGATAGTCCAGGATGGAATAAGCTATGGAATATCCATCTACCGTAGAAGTGCCTCTACCTATTTCGTCCAATAAGACCAGGGACTTGGGTGTACAGTTATTGATAATTGTTGAGCATTCACTAAGTTCGACTTGAAACGTAGATTGGCCGCCTATTATATCGTCGTGTGCACCCATTCTGATATATATTGAGTCAAAGACGCCAAGTTTAGCATTAGTGGCAGGAACAGAACATCCGATTTGCGCCATTATAACTATTAATGCAATTTGTCTGATAAATGAGCTTTTTCCTCCCATATTGGGACCCGTAATAATGCTCACTCTATTCTCTTTCTGGGACATGCTAAAATCGTTATCAATATATCCAGTTTTCGTAAGGCTTTCAATGACTGGATTTCTTGAGCCTTCCAACTGGATCATAGGAGAGTCAACTAGTTCTGGTTGGCAATTATTTACTccattgaaagatgaagCTGTTAAAGAGATTAAGCAGTCTAAAGTTGCCAAAGCGGAAACAACTCTGCTGAGATAAGGTCTCTGGCTTTTGATTGAATGcaaaaaagatgaaaaacaCGATTCGTTCGCAATGACGACTAGGTCTTCAAGGTATTGTAACTGTTTGTAAAGTTTGGTTGTTTCTGGAGTTCGGAATCTGGATACCGTTTTTGTTCCATTGATCTTTATCCAGTTTTTGGGTAAACTTTTGACAGTGGAGTTTCGAACTTCTATCAAATATGGTTCTTTGTTGTTGCTAATGTATTCCATGGAGGGGCGTTTTAAGATTTGACGTATGTTGATCAACTCTTTTTCTAGAAGGGTTTCCAACTCTTGgacttttctcttttcaacagcaaTCTTGTCataatcaaaaaaatctgaagagaaataaTTGGTTACATGTGTTTTTTCGTCCGACTCATCCATAGCAGCAGCACTGTTAATCATCCCCAGGTAGGCGgtaaaacttttcaactcaGAAGTTGCCAATTGATGCAGTGTGAGGAATTCTTCCCGCAACAATGAGGATTCCAGCTGAAGctgatcaatttcagctttGGAGTAGTTTTGCATGAAAGCTAAAATTTcgttgaattttttgagcACCAAATACATTTCTTTACGAGTTGTCTTACCAAAGTAGACTCTACTTAGACTTCTCTCCAGATCATTTGTATTGGACAGAAAAAAACAGAGTTTTTCCACCAAAATGGATTTGAAATGAAGGCTGAGATCTCTAATGGCTGCAGAGCGATTCAGAATCTGTTCCCGATCAATAAGCGGTTTAGTGATCCATTTTCGAAGCAATCTGTAACCAAATTTCGTTCTCGTATGGTCTAGTAGC
It encodes the following:
- a CDS encoding Mismatch repair protein translates to MAQPTISNFFKRKPIGQLEEGSKRQKAEIISVDIEEPKETSNQQSNTSPSTTSLSSFKYEVSDRTVPVNFDARSVTPESAKKIEKPKKRAKSSTSSNLTPLEQQFISLKANHKDKILAIQVGYKYKFFGEDAKVASGILDIMFIPGKVSLDPNNSEETDYDRYAYCSVPDTRLHIHLKRLLNKGLKVGVVKQMETAAIKSNSANKSTLFERKLTNVYTSATYIDDTNEQDLESNKAGSFIFSICEKKNRLSVMAVNLINSEIVYDSFEDTQIRTNLRTRLQYLDPAEYVTIGELSKETEQCISSFIMEKSIGRNSMTIRRIPYQLDAQYLDKLTEFVSASSNPVDSALLLEFITELPSHLQMCTYGLVEYLTEFGLSSVFLLKRNYHRFSDSNKYMILDSNTLKSIEILNNNTNGEEVGSLLWLLDHTRTKFGYRLLRKWITKPLIDREQILNRSAAIRDLSLHFKSILVEKLCFFLSNTNDLERSLSRVYFGKTTRKEMYLVLKKFNEILAFMQNYSKAEIDQLQLESSLLREEFLTLHQLATSELKSFTAYLGMINSAAAMDESDEKTHVTNYFSSDFFDYDKIAVEKRKVQELETLLEKELINIRQILKRPSMEYISNNKEPYLIEVRNSTVKSLPKNWIKINGTKTVSRFRTPETTKLYKQLQYLEDLVVIANESCFSSFLHSIKSQRPYLSRVVSALATLDCLISLTASSFNGVNNCQPELVDSPMIQLEGSRNPVIESLTKTGYIDNDFSMSQKENRVSIITGPNMGGKSSFIRQIALIVIMAQIGCSVPATNAKLGVFDSIYIRMGAHDDIIGGQSTFQVELSECSTIINNCTPKSLVLLDEIGRGTSTVDGYSIAYSILDYLISEPSKSPFVLFITHFPTLHVIEQKYGTIVKNFHMGYMVEKKEGDLQDPVLVFLYKLVEGVCENSYGLNVARMALIPEEVISKAFEISRELQAKMEFSRRRDLIRKSLACISTLLQEDDKDSVEKLKELRAQLG